In Bufo gargarizans isolate SCDJY-AF-19 chromosome 6, ASM1485885v1, whole genome shotgun sequence, a single genomic region encodes these proteins:
- the KCNG1 gene encoding potassium voltage-gated channel subfamily G member 1 has product MTLLGGENSDYDYSALSCASETSFNQNFFTETESLKGIFYKRARLIQPGEDLFHSAHPEDRKHHAIINVGGIRYVLPWTTLEEFPLTRLGQLKLCSNFDEILSICDDYDVTCNEFFFDRNPGAFRTILTFLCVGKLRLLREMCALSFQEELLYWGIEENSLEWCCKRRYIQKMEEFAELNLQEDELLENENGSESEDESRLNMCMRHLRNMVEKPQSGLPGKIFACLSVLFVTITAVNLSISTMPDLREEEEKGQCSSMCYNIFIVESVCVGWFSLEFILRFIQAPSKFTFLRQPLNLIDIVAILPYYITLVVDNTSTGQKKPGSGNSYLDKVGLVLRILRALRILYVMRLARHSLGLQTLGLTARRCTREFGLLLLFLCVAIALFAPLLYLIENEMADSQEFTSIPACYWWAVITMTTVGYGDMVPRSIPGQVVALSSILSGILLMAFPVTSIFHTFSRSYVELKQEQERMICRRAQLLNKTQLGNMSHGSDILSDSVSSDAKD; this is encoded by the exons ATGACTCTTCTCGGAGGAGAGAATTCAGACTATGACTACAGTGCTCTAAGCTGTGCATCTGAAACCTCTTTCAACCAAAACTTCTTCACAGAGACTGAATCTCTAAAAGGGATATTTTACAAGAGGGCCAGACTCATACAGCCAGGAGAAGACCTCTTTCACAGCGCCCACCCAGAGGATCGCAAGCACCATGCCATAATAAACGTTGGGGGCATCAGGTACGTACTTCCATGGACAACACTGGAAGAGTTCCCACTGACGCGCTTGGGGCAGCTTAAGCTGTGCAGCAACTTTGATGAGATTTTAAGTATCTGTGACGATTATGATGTGACCTGCAATGAGTTTTTCTTTGACCGGAATCCCGGTGCCTTCAGAACTATTCTGACTTTCCTGTGTGTGGGAAAATTGCGACTCTTACGTGAAATGTGTGCTCTCTCTTTCCAAGAGGAGCTTCTGTACTGGGGGATTGAGGAGAACAGTCTGGAGTGGTGCTGTAAAAGAAGGTATATCCAGAAGATGGAGGAGTTTGCAGAGCTTAACCTTCAAGAGGACGAGCTCCTCGAGAATGAAAATGGGTCAGAGTCTGAAGATGAGAGCAGGTTAAATATGTGCATGCGACACCTGCGCAATATGGTGGAGAAACCACAGTCTGGACTACCTGGAAAAATCTTTGCATGTCTGTCTGTTTTATTTGTGACTATCACAGCGGTGAATCTCTCTATCAGCACCATGCCAGATTTGAGGGAAGAAGAGGAAAAA GGTCAGTGTTCCAGCATGTGCTATAACATCTTCATAGTGGAGTCGGTTTGCGTGGGCTGGTTTTCTCTTGAATTTATCTTGAGATTCATTCAAGCTCCCAGCAAGTTCACATTTTTGAGGCAGCCTCTGAACCTCATCGACATTGTGGCCATTCTGCCTTACTACATCACGTTGGTCGTGGACAACACGTCAACAGGCCAGAAGAAGCCTGGATCAGGGAACTCATATCTGGATAAAGTAGGCCTTGTACTGCGCATACTTCGTGCCTTGAGGATTCTGTATGTAATGCGCCTTGCCAGGCATTCACTGGGCCTTCAGACATTGGGCCTCACTGCCAGACGGTGCACCCGTGAATTTGGTCTGTTACTTCTTTTCCTCTGCGTAGCCATAGCCCTTTTTGCCCCCTTGTTGTACTTGATTGAAAATGAGATGGCAGACTCTCAGGAGTTCACAAGTATCCCTGCTTGCTACTGGTGGGCAGTGATCACTATGACCACGGTTGGCTATGGTGATATGGTGCCCAGGAGCATACCGGGCCAGGTGGTAGCTCTCAGCAGCATTCTGAGTGGAATTTTGCTGATGGCCTTTCCAGTGACTTCTATCTTCCATACCTTCTCTCGGTCATACGTGGAGCTGAAACAGGAACAGGAGAGAATGATTTGCCGTAGGGCACAGCTGCTGAACAAGACTCAGCTTGGCAACATGTCACACGGAAGTGACATCCTATCTGATAGTGTGTCATCTGATGCAAAGGACTAA